The following proteins are co-located in the Sphingomonas donggukensis genome:
- a CDS encoding cysteine synthase A, whose protein sequence is MQTAHDTLALIGNTPLVRLKGPSEETGCDIFGKCEFVNPGASVKDRAALFIVEDAEAKGQIAPGGTIVEGTAGNTGIGLALVANAKGYKTIIVMPETQSREKMDTLRALGAELVLVPAAPYSNPGHFVHTSRRIAEETDNAIWANQFDNIANRRAHIVGTAEEIWAQMDGRIDGFTCAAGTGGTIAGVGLGLKEKDEGVTIALSDPHGAALYEYYAHGELRAEGSSVAEGIGQGRITANLEGAPIDTQYRVSDEEGMEWVRRLLAEEGLCLGLSSGINVAGAVRLARELGPGKRIATILCDTGFRYLSTLYNPEWLAAKGLDAPAHGANG, encoded by the coding sequence ATGCAGACTGCGCACGACACGCTCGCCCTGATCGGCAACACCCCGCTGGTGCGGTTGAAGGGGCCGAGCGAGGAGACCGGCTGCGACATCTTTGGCAAGTGCGAATTCGTCAATCCGGGCGCCAGCGTGAAGGACCGCGCCGCGCTGTTCATCGTCGAGGATGCCGAGGCGAAGGGCCAGATCGCGCCCGGCGGCACCATCGTCGAGGGGACGGCGGGCAACACCGGCATCGGCCTGGCGCTGGTCGCCAACGCCAAGGGCTACAAGACGATCATCGTGATGCCCGAGACGCAGAGCCGCGAGAAGATGGACACGCTGCGCGCGCTGGGCGCCGAGCTGGTTCTGGTCCCTGCCGCGCCCTATTCGAACCCGGGGCATTTCGTGCACACCAGCCGCCGCATCGCCGAGGAAACCGACAATGCGATCTGGGCGAACCAGTTCGACAACATCGCCAATCGCCGCGCGCACATCGTCGGCACCGCGGAGGAAATCTGGGCGCAGATGGACGGGCGGATCGACGGCTTCACCTGCGCCGCGGGCACCGGCGGGACGATCGCCGGCGTGGGCCTCGGCCTGAAGGAAAAGGATGAGGGCGTGACGATTGCCTTGAGCGATCCGCACGGCGCCGCGCTCTACGAATATTACGCGCACGGCGAGTTGCGGGCGGAGGGCAGCTCGGTCGCCGAGGGAATCGGTCAGGGGCGAATCACCGCCAATCTGGAAGGCGCGCCGATCGACACGCAATACCGGGTTTCCGACGAGGAGGGCATGGAATGGGTCCGCCGCCTGCTGGCGGAGGAGGGGCTATGCCTGGGCCTGTCGTCGGGGATCAACGTGGCGGGCGCAGTGCGGCTGGCGCGCGAACTGGGACCGGGCAAGCGCATCGCCACCATCCTGTGCGACACCGGATTTCGCTATCTGTCGACGCTCTACAATCCCGAATGGCTGGCGGCGAAGGGGCTGGACGCACCCGCGCACGGCGCCAACGGCTGA
- a CDS encoding J domain-containing protein yields the protein MAVARGEPHKDRPNTRFHGRVEADGRLCDQPGCTEPGEFRAPPAEGTGATGEGPGQFRWMCLDHVRAFNAGYNFFTGMTTDEITAAQRPYAGWERETRAFASNGADAPPKWADFSDPLDAISARFRERMAEAKGRADGKPLTGDDRRALKMLGLSADADRHALRSRYSELVRKFHPDRNGGDRRHESALQAVVEAYQHLRKAPAFA from the coding sequence ATGGCAGTGGCGCGGGGCGAACCCCATAAAGATCGACCGAACACGCGCTTCCACGGCCGGGTGGAGGCGGACGGACGGCTGTGCGACCAGCCGGGCTGCACCGAACCCGGCGAGTTTCGCGCGCCGCCCGCGGAGGGCACCGGCGCTACGGGCGAAGGGCCGGGCCAGTTCCGCTGGATGTGCCTGGACCATGTCCGGGCGTTCAACGCCGGCTATAATTTCTTCACCGGCATGACCACCGACGAGATCACCGCGGCGCAGCGCCCCTATGCGGGGTGGGAGCGCGAGACGCGGGCGTTCGCCTCGAACGGCGCCGACGCGCCACCGAAATGGGCCGACTTTTCCGATCCGCTCGACGCGATCAGCGCGCGGTTCCGCGAGCGGATGGCGGAGGCGAAGGGTCGCGCCGACGGCAAGCCGCTGACCGGCGACGACCGCCGCGCGCTGAAGATGCTGGGCCTTTCCGCCGACGCCGATCGCCATGCCCTGCGCAGCCGCTATTCGGAACTGGTCCGCAAATTCCACCCCGATCGCAACGGCGGCGACCGGCGACACGAGAGCGCGCTACAGGCGGTGGTCGAGGCGTATCAGCATCTGCGCAAGGCGCCCGCCTTCGCCTGA
- a CDS encoding UDP-glucose dehydrogenase family protein, producing MRITMIGTGYVGLVSGACFSDFGHEVVCVDKDATKIEALHRGVMPIYEPGLAELVGANVRAGRLSFTTDLAAGVKDADAVFIAVGTPSRRGDGHADLTYVFAAVREVAEALTRPAVIVTKSTVPVGTGDEVERILAEVAPDVGATVASNPEFLREGAAIADFKRPDRVVIGAEDERAREVLREIYRPLSLNQSAPLVFTGRRTAELIKYAANAFLAVKITFINEIADLCEAVGGDVQEVARGIGLDNRIGRKFLNAGPGYGGSCFPKDTLALLQTAGDNEVPLRIVEATVQVNDARKRAMGRKVIKAMGGEARGKTVGVLGLTFKPDTDDMRDAPSLALIQALQDAGATVKAYDPEGFEQARPMLTDVEFAASPYAAAEGADALVIVTEWDAFRALDLSRIAKSMNDPVLVDLRNVYPPEEAARAGLKLTGIGRA from the coding sequence TTGCGCATCACGATGATCGGAACGGGGTATGTCGGGCTGGTGTCCGGCGCCTGCTTTTCGGACTTCGGGCACGAAGTCGTCTGCGTCGACAAGGACGCGACCAAGATCGAGGCGCTGCACCGCGGCGTGATGCCGATCTACGAACCCGGCCTCGCCGAACTGGTCGGCGCGAATGTGCGTGCGGGGCGCCTTTCGTTCACCACCGACCTGGCGGCGGGCGTGAAGGACGCCGACGCCGTGTTCATCGCGGTCGGCACGCCGTCGCGCCGCGGCGACGGGCACGCCGACCTGACCTATGTCTTCGCCGCCGTGCGCGAGGTGGCGGAGGCGCTGACCAGGCCCGCCGTCATCGTCACCAAATCGACCGTGCCGGTCGGCACCGGCGACGAGGTCGAACGGATTTTGGCCGAGGTCGCACCCGACGTCGGTGCGACCGTCGCCAGCAACCCCGAATTCCTTCGCGAGGGCGCGGCGATCGCCGATTTTAAGCGCCCCGACCGCGTCGTGATCGGCGCCGAGGACGAGCGCGCGCGCGAGGTGCTGCGCGAAATCTACCGCCCGCTGTCGCTCAACCAGTCGGCGCCGCTGGTCTTCACCGGGCGCCGCACCGCCGAGCTCATCAAATACGCCGCCAACGCGTTCCTGGCGGTCAAGATCACCTTCATCAACGAGATCGCCGATCTCTGTGAAGCGGTCGGCGGCGACGTGCAGGAGGTCGCGCGCGGCATCGGCCTGGACAACCGCATCGGGCGCAAGTTCCTGAACGCCGGGCCGGGCTATGGCGGGTCGTGCTTCCCGAAGGATACGCTGGCGCTGCTCCAGACCGCCGGCGATAACGAAGTACCATTGCGCATCGTCGAGGCGACGGTGCAGGTCAACGACGCCCGCAAGCGCGCGATGGGGCGCAAGGTCATCAAGGCGATGGGCGGAGAGGCGCGCGGCAAGACCGTCGGCGTGCTGGGCCTCACCTTCAAGCCCGACACCGACGACATGCGCGACGCGCCGAGCCTGGCGCTGATCCAGGCGCTGCAGGACGCCGGCGCGACCGTGAAGGCCTATGATCCCGAAGGGTTCGAGCAGGCCCGCCCGATGCTGACCGATGTCGAGTTCGCCGCGTCGCCCTACGCCGCGGCGGAGGGTGCCGACGCGCTGGTGATCGTCACCGAATGGGATGCCTTCCGCGCGCTCGACCTGTCGCGAATCGCGAAGTCGATGAACGATCCGGTGCTGGTCGACCTGCGCAACGTGTATCCGCCCGAGGAAGCCGCGCGCGCGGGGCTGAAGCTGACGGGAATCGGCAGGGCGTAG
- a CDS encoding M20/M25/M40 family metallo-hydrolase, which translates to MRRLLLALVISAAPAAAQTISSARLSADVKTLASDAFEGRGPGTAGEDKTVAWLIARMKALKLAPGGPNGQWTQDVPLVRTQLGAGTIAVGGTTLERGRDVYVSTVRPVDRVALANAPLVFVGYGVTAPERGWDDFKGVDLKGKVAVFLVNDPDFEAAAGDDARGKFGDRRMTYYGRWTYKFEEAARRGAIGALIVHDTAGAGYGWATVTAPGGENYDIVRPEPNDRVLVQGWIEGAAATKLFAAAGLDLAKLRVEARSAAFRPRELTGQTLTADIAVTHSTSRSSNVLGRIPGAKRPDEVVMFGAHWDAYGKGKPDAQGRTIRPGANDDALGVAGLLEIARVMQAGKRPDRSAVFAFWSAEERGLIGSESYAANPVYPAAKTVANLTLDILNTGGKARDVMLVGNGQNSLEDELAAAAKAQGRVVTPEALPERGLFYRADHFPLARRGVPTLLLMAISGAPDLVKGGRAGGEAWLKDYMACYHQTCDAWSPTLDFAGAAEDVDLVRTIGTSLANSTRWPTWRAGSEFKAVREASAPR; encoded by the coding sequence GTGAGACGCCTGCTGCTTGCCCTTGTGATCTCTGCCGCCCCCGCCGCGGCACAGACGATCTCGTCCGCGCGGCTTTCCGCCGACGTGAAGACGCTGGCGTCGGATGCGTTCGAGGGGCGCGGCCCGGGAACGGCGGGCGAGGACAAGACCGTCGCGTGGCTGATCGCGCGGATGAAGGCGCTGAAGCTCGCCCCCGGCGGCCCGAACGGCCAGTGGACGCAGGACGTGCCGCTGGTCCGCACGCAATTGGGCGCAGGGACCATCGCGGTCGGCGGCACCACGCTGGAGCGCGGGCGCGACGTGTATGTCAGCACGGTTCGCCCGGTCGACCGCGTCGCCCTCGCGAATGCACCGCTGGTCTTCGTCGGCTACGGCGTCACCGCGCCCGAACGCGGCTGGGATGATTTCAAGGGCGTCGACCTGAAGGGCAAGGTCGCGGTCTTCCTGGTCAACGATCCCGATTTCGAAGCCGCCGCGGGCGACGACGCGCGCGGGAAATTCGGCGACCGGCGCATGACCTATTACGGGCGCTGGACATACAAATTCGAGGAGGCCGCGCGGCGCGGCGCGATCGGGGCGCTGATCGTCCACGACACCGCCGGCGCCGGATACGGCTGGGCGACCGTGACCGCGCCCGGCGGCGAGAATTACGACATCGTTCGCCCCGAGCCCAACGACCGCGTGCTGGTGCAGGGTTGGATCGAGGGGGCGGCCGCCACGAAGCTGTTCGCCGCAGCCGGCCTCGACCTGGCCAAGCTGCGCGTCGAGGCACGCTCCGCCGCGTTCCGTCCGCGCGAACTCACCGGCCAGACGCTGACCGCCGACATCGCCGTCACCCATTCGACCAGCCGCAGCAGCAACGTGCTGGGCCGCATCCCCGGCGCGAAACGTCCCGACGAAGTGGTGATGTTCGGCGCGCATTGGGACGCGTACGGCAAGGGCAAGCCCGATGCGCAAGGCCGCACGATCCGCCCCGGCGCCAACGACGATGCGCTGGGCGTCGCCGGCCTGCTGGAGATCGCGCGCGTGATGCAGGCGGGCAAGCGCCCCGACCGCAGCGCCGTCTTCGCCTTCTGGAGCGCCGAGGAACGCGGGCTGATCGGGTCGGAAAGCTATGCCGCCAACCCGGTCTATCCGGCGGCGAAGACGGTCGCCAACCTGACGCTCGACATCCTCAATACCGGCGGCAAGGCGCGCGACGTCATGCTGGTCGGCAACGGCCAGAACAGCCTGGAGGACGAACTGGCCGCTGCGGCCAAGGCGCAGGGCCGCGTGGTGACGCCCGAGGCGCTGCCCGAGCGCGGGCTGTTCTACCGCGCCGACCATTTCCCGCTCGCGCGCCGCGGGGTGCCGACGCTGCTGCTGATGGCGATCAGCGGCGCGCCCGATCTGGTGAAGGGCGGTCGTGCCGGCGGCGAGGCGTGGCTGAAGGACTATATGGCCTGTTACCACCAGACCTGCGACGCGTGGTCGCCGACGCTCGACTTCGCTGGGGCCGCCGAGGACGTCGATCTGGTCCGCACGATCGGTACCAGCCTCGCCAACTCGACGCGCTGGCCGACGTGGCGCGCGGGGTCGGAATTCAAGGCGGTGCGTGAGGCGTCAGCTCCGCGCTGA
- a CDS encoding glutathione S-transferase, translating to MYTLWYWPTIPGRGEFIRLPLEAAGIDYEDCARTRGVDALVADMKRHGGRGPFAPPYLEYDGLVIAQVATILAFLGTQHGLAPSRLGDRYWLTQVQLTIADCVTEVHNVHHPVEPGAYYADQQTEAARAAHQFRETRLPKFLAYLEGVATANAGDWVIDNRWTYADTSIFQLVEGLRYMFPKRMAAIEQEYPGVIAIRDQVAALPELRAYLKSDRRLPFNQDGIFRHYPELDAA from the coding sequence ATGTACACCCTTTGGTACTGGCCGACGATCCCGGGGCGCGGCGAGTTCATCCGCCTGCCGCTCGAGGCCGCGGGAATCGACTATGAGGATTGCGCCCGCACCCGCGGCGTCGATGCGCTGGTCGCCGACATGAAGCGCCACGGTGGTCGCGGGCCGTTCGCGCCGCCCTATCTCGAGTATGACGGGCTGGTGATCGCGCAGGTGGCGACGATCCTCGCCTTCCTCGGCACGCAGCACGGCCTGGCACCGTCGCGGCTCGGCGACCGCTACTGGCTGACGCAGGTCCAGCTGACGATCGCCGACTGCGTGACGGAGGTGCACAACGTCCACCACCCGGTGGAACCCGGCGCCTATTATGCTGACCAGCAGACAGAGGCCGCCCGCGCCGCGCACCAGTTCCGCGAGACGCGCCTGCCGAAATTCCTGGCGTATCTTGAGGGTGTCGCCACCGCCAATGCCGGCGACTGGGTGATCGACAATCGCTGGACCTACGCCGACACCTCGATCTTCCAGTTGGTTGAGGGGCTGCGCTACATGTTCCCGAAGCGGATGGCGGCGATCGAGCAGGAGTATCCCGGCGTCATCGCCATCCGCGATCAGGTTGCCGCCCTTCCCGAACTGCGCGCATATCTGAAAAGCGACCGCCGCCTGCCCTTCAATCAGGACGGCATATTCCGCCACTATCCGGAACTGGACGCCGCATGA
- a CDS encoding pirin family protein, translated as MTHDDLIEQILTPVTHDLGGFKVHRTLPAKARTMVGPFLFFDQMGPAILDAGTGIDVRPHPHINLATVTYLFGGAIDHRDSLGTKARIEPGAVNLMTAGRGIVHSERSPGDERAKGPELSGIQTWIALPEAVEETDPAFQHVTRDELPVVEDGCAKARVIMGSLWGRRAPTDTYADTIYADIVLAPGGSIPIDTDADERALYLCDGEASVEGVALDPTHLTVLRPGIAATLRSERGGRVMLCGGEAMTPRHVWWNFVSSRRDRINEAKRAWKAGEFPVVPGDSEEFIPIPEVPKTVSYP; from the coding sequence ATGACCCACGACGATCTGATCGAGCAGATCCTGACCCCGGTCACCCATGATCTGGGCGGGTTCAAGGTTCACCGCACGTTGCCGGCGAAGGCGCGGACGATGGTCGGGCCGTTCCTGTTCTTCGACCAGATGGGGCCAGCGATCCTCGACGCCGGCACCGGCATTGACGTGCGCCCGCACCCGCACATCAATCTGGCGACCGTCACCTATCTGTTCGGCGGCGCGATCGATCACCGCGATTCGCTGGGGACCAAGGCGCGGATCGAGCCCGGCGCGGTCAACCTGATGACCGCCGGGCGCGGCATCGTCCATTCCGAACGCTCGCCCGGCGACGAGCGGGCGAAGGGGCCGGAGCTGTCGGGCATCCAGACCTGGATCGCGCTGCCCGAGGCGGTCGAGGAGACCGATCCCGCCTTCCAGCACGTGACGCGTGACGAGCTGCCGGTGGTCGAGGACGGGTGCGCCAAGGCGCGCGTCATCATGGGGTCGCTCTGGGGCCGCCGCGCGCCGACCGACACCTATGCCGACACCATCTACGCCGACATCGTGCTGGCGCCGGGCGGCTCTATCCCGATCGACACCGACGCCGACGAGCGCGCGCTGTACCTGTGCGACGGCGAAGCGAGCGTAGAGGGCGTGGCGCTCGATCCCACCCACCTGACCGTGCTGCGCCCCGGCATCGCCGCGACGCTGCGCTCCGAACGCGGCGGGCGGGTGATGCTGTGCGGCGGCGAAGCGATGACCCCGCGCCACGTCTGGTGGAATTTCGTCTCCTCCCGCCGCGACCGCATCAACGAAGCGAAGCGCGCGTGGAAGGCGGGCGAATTCCCGGTCGTGCCCGGCGACAGCGAGGAATTCATCCCGATTCCCGAGGTGCCCAAGACGGTCAGCTATCCCTGA
- the hisG gene encoding ATP phosphoribosyltransferase, translating into MADPIIIAVPKGRILQEALPLLARVGIVPEPAFSDDASRALRFSTNRADIDLIRVRAFDVATFVAHGAAHLGIVGSDVLMEFAYSELYAPVDLGIGHCRLSVAEPAAMAAKDDPRGWSHVRIATKYPHVTRTHFEARGVGAECVKLNGAMELAPVLGLAPRIVDLVSSGRTLKENGLVEVEVIAEVTSRLIVNRAAFKTRGEVVPLVDAFRRAVAVQPA; encoded by the coding sequence ATGGCCGATCCGATCATCATCGCGGTGCCCAAGGGGCGCATCCTGCAGGAGGCGCTGCCGCTGCTTGCGCGGGTCGGGATCGTCCCCGAACCGGCATTCAGCGACGACGCCAGTCGCGCGCTGCGCTTCTCGACCAACCGCGCCGACATCGACCTGATCCGGGTGCGCGCGTTCGACGTCGCGACCTTCGTCGCGCACGGCGCCGCGCATCTCGGCATCGTCGGGTCGGACGTGCTGATGGAATTCGCCTATTCGGAGCTCTACGCGCCGGTCGACCTAGGCATCGGCCATTGCCGCCTGTCGGTCGCCGAGCCCGCGGCGATGGCGGCAAAGGACGATCCGCGCGGCTGGAGCCACGTCCGCATCGCCACCAAATACCCCCATGTCACCCGCACCCATTTCGAGGCGCGCGGTGTGGGTGCCGAGTGCGTGAAGCTGAACGGCGCGATGGAACTCGCCCCCGTCCTCGGCCTTGCCCCGCGCATCGTCGATCTAGTGTCGTCGGGCCGCACGCTGAAGGAAAACGGGCTGGTCGAGGTCGAAGTGATCGCCGAGGTCACCAGCCGCCTGATCGTCAACCGCGCCGCGTTCAAGACGCGCGGCGAGGTCGTGCCGCTGGTGGACGCATTCCGGCGCGCGGTTGCGGTGCAGCCGGCATGA
- a CDS encoding phytanoyl-CoA dioxygenase family protein, whose protein sequence is MTSTVPSGDALADSPLSAIRGVVDYWERQTLRSARPTASAMADRILLDVLGIGIEQALTYLPVTRPDFRAFEDWVIATAGRPDAESVARYHAWLDGHAPPAATAARLAAVDVAQPVLGLDELKQWAESGYVVLRGAISASEAAAAADLLWQVTGAAPDDPASWYGARTNGIMIQSFQHPALEVARRAPRIHKAFAQLLGTSDLWTATDRMSFNPPATAAHPFPGPRLHWDTSLAHPIPLAVGGILYLTDTAADQGALQVVSGLHLRLRSWIEGLDGVDPRTADLSADAVTVPAGAGDLVIWRQELAHGASPNTSDRPRLAQYVAMYDPAVPPHAEWR, encoded by the coding sequence ATGACCTCCACCGTTCCGTCGGGCGATGCGCTCGCCGACTCTCCGCTTTCAGCCATTCGCGGCGTGGTCGATTATTGGGAGCGCCAGACGCTGCGCTCTGCGCGCCCGACGGCCAGCGCCATGGCCGACAGGATCCTGCTCGACGTGCTCGGGATCGGCATCGAACAGGCGTTGACGTACCTGCCGGTGACCCGGCCCGATTTCAGAGCGTTCGAGGACTGGGTGATCGCGACTGCGGGCAGGCCCGACGCGGAATCGGTGGCGCGCTATCACGCTTGGCTGGACGGACACGCCCCTCCCGCAGCGACCGCCGCGCGATTGGCCGCAGTCGATGTAGCACAACCTGTGCTAGGCCTCGACGAGCTAAAGCAGTGGGCGGAAAGCGGATACGTCGTCCTGCGCGGCGCGATTTCCGCGTCCGAAGCGGCGGCGGCTGCCGATCTGCTGTGGCAGGTGACGGGCGCCGCGCCAGACGACCCGGCCAGCTGGTACGGCGCGCGGACCAACGGCATCATGATCCAGTCCTTCCAGCATCCCGCGCTGGAAGTCGCGCGCCGCGCGCCGCGCATCCACAAGGCGTTCGCGCAGTTGCTCGGCACGTCCGACCTGTGGACGGCGACCGACCGGATGAGCTTCAACCCACCGGCAACCGCCGCGCACCCGTTTCCGGGGCCGCGCCTGCACTGGGATACCAGCCTCGCGCACCCGATTCCGCTGGCGGTGGGGGGAATCCTGTACTTGACCGATACGGCAGCCGATCAGGGCGCCTTGCAGGTGGTGTCGGGACTGCACCTCCGCCTGCGATCGTGGATCGAGGGACTGGACGGGGTCGATCCGCGCACCGCCGACCTGTCGGCCGATGCGGTGACGGTGCCCGCCGGGGCCGGCGACCTCGTGATCTGGCGGCAGGAACTCGCCCACGGCGCCAGCCCCAACACGAGCGATCGGCCACGACTGGCGCAATATGTGGCGATGTACGACCCGGCGGTGCCGCCACACGCCGAGTGGCGCTGA
- a CDS encoding BolA family protein, translating to MTDTATAPLAEIMAARLTAALDPTHLEVVNDSHHHAGHMGDDGTGESHFTVVIESAAFAGLNRVARQRLVNHALADLLATRIHALAIRASAPGGQ from the coding sequence ATGACCGACACCGCTACCGCTCCACTCGCCGAAATCATGGCCGCCCGCCTGACCGCGGCGCTCGACCCGACGCATCTGGAGGTCGTCAACGACAGCCACCACCACGCCGGCCACATGGGCGACGACGGCACCGGCGAGTCGCACTTCACGGTCGTCATCGAGAGCGCCGCCTTCGCCGGGCTGAACCGCGTCGCGCGCCAGCGGTTGGTGAACCATGCACTCGCCGACCTGCTCGCCACTCGCATCCACGCGCTGGCGATCCGCGCGTCGGCACCGGGGGGACAGTGA
- a CDS encoding DUF2332 domain-containing protein: MGTEAENREAFRIQAGYCAAMAAPVTARIAGALAGAIDRVSVTGRRVLDWAGEPVADAVALRLVGGLHALHRTGVDAALSRVFAGAVSDPVAVEATLRETLRTHDAALSPWLDGPPQTNEAARSAGLMTGLLHLAARYGPRLELIEIGSSAGLNLLIDDYAFDLGGVRAGPANAAVTIRPEWRGPPPPDVPVEIVSTRGVDIAPIDLSDPAAAERLQAYVWIEATERAARLAQTIALVRARGVRLDRGDAADWVAARLAEPQAAGVTRVLMHSVVWQYLGAERQERIRAAMHAAGGRATAERPLGWVMMEPNRDLHRHEVRVRGWPGERAMELVGLTHAHGAWVEGLAEPYSTADYVMRGVAPE, from the coding sequence ATGGGCACAGAGGCCGAGAACCGCGAGGCGTTTCGTATCCAGGCGGGCTATTGCGCGGCGATGGCGGCGCCGGTGACGGCGCGGATCGCTGGCGCGCTGGCCGGCGCGATCGACCGGGTGAGCGTGACCGGGCGGCGGGTGCTCGACTGGGCGGGCGAGCCGGTCGCCGATGCGGTGGCGCTGCGGCTGGTCGGCGGGCTGCACGCTTTGCACCGGACGGGCGTGGATGCCGCGCTGTCGCGGGTGTTCGCGGGCGCGGTGAGCGATCCGGTGGCGGTCGAGGCGACGCTGCGCGAGACGCTGCGGACGCATGACGCCGCGCTGTCGCCGTGGCTTGATGGCCCGCCGCAGACCAATGAGGCGGCGCGCTCGGCAGGCTTGATGACCGGGCTGCTGCATCTCGCCGCACGCTATGGCCCGCGGCTGGAGCTGATCGAGATCGGGTCGAGCGCGGGGCTGAACCTGCTGATCGATGACTATGCGTTCGATCTGGGCGGGGTGCGCGCCGGGCCGGCGAATGCCGCGGTGACTATCCGGCCCGAGTGGCGCGGACCACCGCCGCCGGACGTGCCGGTCGAGATCGTCTCGACGCGCGGGGTCGATATCGCGCCGATCGACCTGTCGGACCCTGCCGCGGCGGAGCGGTTGCAGGCCTATGTCTGGATCGAAGCCACCGAGCGTGCCGCGCGGCTGGCGCAGACGATCGCGCTGGTGCGGGCGCGGGGCGTGCGCCTCGATCGCGGCGATGCCGCCGACTGGGTCGCGGCGCGGCTGGCCGAACCGCAGGCGGCAGGCGTCACGCGGGTGCTGATGCACTCGGTGGTGTGGCAGTATCTCGGCGCGGAGCGGCAGGAACGCATCCGCGCGGCGATGCACGCGGCGGGCGGGCGGGCGACGGCGGAGCGGCCGCTCGGCTGGGTGATGATGGAGCCCAACCGCGACCTCCACCGCCACGAAGTCCGCGTCCGCGGCTGGCCGGGGGAGCGTGCGATGGAGCTCGTCGGGCTGACGCATGCGCACGGGGCTTGGGTGGAGGGGCTTGCGGAGCCCTATTCCACGGCGGATTATGTGATGCGGGGGGTGGCACCGGAGTAG
- a CDS encoding alpha/beta fold hydrolase, translating to MTDFDLQRIALPTGVDLDVAVAGDPAHPPVILLHGFPESHRTWRDVIPDLARDHFVLAPDQRGFARSSKPAGVENYTPDKPVADLIALADHFGIDRFTLVGHDWGGAIAWMAALQQPARVARLVIVNAPHPFVFQKSLFDDPAQRAASQYITAFRNPEIEAYIDRIGVAAFFETTFARHADAAKMGADERAIYIDQWSQPGAMTAMLNWYRASAVQVPAMDATPERPAFLDGPFPPVTQPTLVIWGLGDIALLPVQLEGLDALVPDLTVTKVEAGHFVPWENAPAVVAAMRDWGV from the coding sequence ATGACCGACTTCGACCTTCAGCGCATCGCCCTTCCCACCGGCGTCGACCTCGACGTCGCGGTCGCCGGCGACCCGGCGCATCCGCCCGTCATTCTGCTCCACGGCTTCCCCGAATCGCACCGCACGTGGCGCGACGTCATCCCAGACCTTGCCCGCGATCATTTCGTCCTCGCCCCCGACCAGCGCGGCTTCGCGCGGTCGTCGAAGCCCGCGGGCGTCGAGAATTACACCCCCGACAAGCCGGTCGCCGACCTGATCGCGCTCGCCGATCATTTCGGAATCGACCGCTTTACGCTCGTCGGCCACGACTGGGGCGGCGCGATCGCGTGGATGGCGGCGTTGCAGCAGCCTGCGCGCGTCGCGCGGCTGGTGATCGTCAACGCGCCGCACCCCTTCGTCTTCCAGAAATCCTTGTTCGACGACCCCGCGCAGCGTGCCGCGAGCCAGTACATCACCGCGTTCCGCAATCCGGAGATCGAGGCCTATATCGACCGCATCGGCGTCGCCGCGTTCTTCGAGACGACCTTCGCCCGCCACGCCGACGCCGCCAAGATGGGCGCGGACGAGCGCGCCATCTACATCGATCAGTGGAGCCAGCCCGGCGCGATGACGGCGATGCTCAACTGGTATCGCGCCAGCGCGGTGCAGGTGCCGGCGATGGACGCGACGCCCGAGCGCCCCGCGTTCCTCGACGGCCCGTTCCCGCCGGTCACCCAGCCGACGTTGGTGATCTGGGGCCTGGGCGACATCGCCCTGCTGCCGGTGCAGTTGGAGGGGCTGGATGCCTTGGTCCCCGACCTGACGGTGACGAAAGTGGAGGCCGGGCATTTCGTGCCGTGGGAAAATGCGCCTGCGGTGGTGGCGGCGATGCGCGACTGGGGAGTTTAG
- a CDS encoding DNA-deoxyinosine glycosylase: protein MTIKRSFPPVVDAGTRVLICGSLPGERSLAEGRYYAHPQNQFWRLVGGAIGIDLAALDYDARLAALRAARIGLWDVVATARRTGSTDAAIREPVGNDLAALIAALPDLRAVAFNGATALAHGRRHVADSLAVIALPSSSPLHTVGLAAKQPAWDVLARYLG from the coding sequence GTGACGATCAAGCGATCCTTCCCGCCGGTGGTCGATGCCGGCACCCGCGTGCTGATCTGCGGCAGCCTGCCGGGTGAGCGATCGCTGGCGGAGGGGCGCTATTACGCGCATCCGCAGAACCAGTTCTGGCGACTGGTGGGCGGGGCGATCGGCATCGACCTCGCGGCGCTGGACTATGACGCCCGCCTCGCCGCGCTTCGCGCCGCCCGCATCGGCCTGTGGGACGTCGTCGCCACCGCCCGCCGCACCGGCAGCACCGACGCCGCGATCCGTGAGCCGGTCGGCAACGACCTCGCCGCGCTCATCGCCGCGCTGCCCGATCTCCGCGCGGTCGCCTTCAACGGCGCCACCGCCCTCGCCCATGGTCGTCGCCACGTCGCGGACAGCCTCGCCGTCATCGCGTTGCCCTCGTCCAGCCCGCTTCATACCGTCGGCCTTGCCGCCAAGCAGCCGGCGTGGGATGTGCTTGCTCGCTATCTCGGCTGA